From the genome of Halorussus caseinilyticus, one region includes:
- a CDS encoding YcaO-like family protein — MNAPTVGLVGSGPAIDAVTAALADVRAETVECDPRRVGTADFAVVAGGTDADAFGEASRAARETGTPWLAVELGGAGGHAIPDVDAAVSGFAPGTACWECLRTRVAANLDDEGGDAGGDDAEIDSASARFAGALAGREAATLLSGGESAVLGGVVEVPHAERTLLPVPGCAVCGESGPSAQGGPAIDREYADTDLESALSRAEQSVDERVGVVSTIGEAESFPAPYYLAELADTSEFSDAQAAEQAAGVAHDWNEALMKALGEALERYAAGVYRVGEFETARAADLGSAVEPAAFVRPEGWADPSPDDEVAWRDGQDLRTGESVSLPAEFVHFPPPEVRYKPSITTGLGLGSSTVEALLSGLYEVIERDATMLAWYSTFEPLGLSVESERFETLRSRARAENLDVTPLLVTQDVDVPVVAVAVHRDGEWPRFAVGSDADLNPDAAAVSALAEALQNWMELRSMGEDDAADADGAIGRYADFPETAREFVTAETAVPTASVGPADPPTGGTELDAVLARLADADLPAYAARLTTRDVDQLGFEAVRALVPAAQPLFTGEAFFGERAREVPAELGFEFRPDRDHHPYP; from the coding sequence ATGAACGCACCCACCGTCGGACTCGTCGGGTCGGGTCCGGCAATCGACGCGGTGACGGCCGCGCTCGCCGACGTGCGGGCCGAGACCGTCGAGTGTGACCCCCGGCGAGTCGGGACCGCCGACTTCGCCGTGGTCGCGGGCGGGACGGACGCCGACGCCTTCGGCGAGGCGTCCCGGGCGGCGCGCGAGACCGGAACGCCGTGGCTGGCGGTCGAACTCGGCGGCGCGGGCGGCCACGCGATACCCGACGTGGACGCCGCCGTCTCGGGGTTCGCACCGGGGACCGCCTGCTGGGAGTGTCTCCGGACGCGAGTCGCGGCGAATCTGGACGACGAGGGCGGCGACGCCGGTGGGGACGACGCCGAAATCGACTCGGCGAGCGCGCGCTTCGCGGGCGCGCTCGCCGGGCGCGAGGCCGCGACCCTACTCTCTGGCGGCGAATCGGCGGTCCTCGGGGGCGTCGTGGAGGTACCACACGCCGAGCGCACCCTGCTTCCGGTGCCGGGGTGCGCGGTCTGCGGCGAATCCGGACCGAGCGCGCAGGGCGGCCCGGCGATAGACCGCGAGTACGCCGACACCGACTTGGAGAGCGCGCTCTCGCGGGCCGAGCAGTCCGTGGACGAGCGAGTGGGCGTCGTCTCGACCATCGGCGAAGCCGAGTCGTTCCCCGCGCCGTACTACCTCGCCGAACTCGCCGACACTTCCGAGTTCAGCGACGCGCAGGCCGCAGAACAGGCCGCCGGAGTCGCCCACGACTGGAACGAGGCGCTGATGAAGGCGCTGGGCGAGGCGCTCGAACGCTACGCCGCGGGGGTCTACCGCGTCGGGGAGTTCGAGACGGCGCGCGCGGCCGACCTCGGTTCCGCGGTCGAACCGGCGGCGTTCGTCCGGCCCGAGGGGTGGGCCGACCCCTCGCCCGACGACGAAGTGGCGTGGCGCGACGGGCAGGACCTACGGACCGGCGAGTCGGTCTCGCTCCCGGCAGAGTTCGTCCACTTCCCGCCGCCGGAGGTCCGGTACAAGCCGTCCATCACGACCGGTCTCGGTCTCGGGAGTTCGACCGTCGAAGCCCTGCTGTCGGGTCTCTACGAGGTAATCGAGCGCGACGCCACCATGCTCGCGTGGTACTCGACTTTCGAACCCCTCGGACTGTCGGTCGAGAGCGAGCGGTTCGAGACGCTCAGGTCGCGCGCACGCGCGGAAAACCTCGACGTGACGCCGTTGTTGGTCACGCAGGACGTGGACGTGCCCGTGGTCGCCGTGGCAGTGCATCGAGACGGCGAGTGGCCCCGGTTCGCGGTCGGGTCCGACGCCGACCTGAACCCCGACGCCGCGGCGGTCTCCGCGCTGGCGGAAGCCCTCCAGAACTGGATGGAACTCCGGTCGATGGGCGAGGACGACGCCGCCGACGCCGACGGCGCAATCGGGCGGTACGCCGACTTCCCCGAGACGGCACGGGAGTTCGTGACCGCAGAGACGGCGGTCCCCACCGCGAGCGTCGGCCCGGCCGACCCGCCGACCGGCGGGACCGAACTCGACGCCGTTCTCGCCCGACTCGCGGACGCCGACCTCCCGGCCTACGCCGCGCGCCTGACGACCCGCGACGTGGACCAGTTGGGGTTCGAGGCGGTCCGCGCGCTGGTGCCCGCGGCCCAACCGCTTTTCACCGGCGAGGCGTTCTTCGGCGAACGCGCCCGCGAGGTGCCCGCCGAGTTGGGTTTCGAGTTCCGGCCCGACCGCGACCACCACCCGTATCCGTGA
- the tbsP gene encoding transcriptional regulator TbsP: METESNLLDQEIAEILRTVIDEAPDTMLVVNPSKDAIEELINVATKYEGDLPTLRMLAQSGTLKDVMEDFIVASNAADLMAAGSLELRTTDEVPSNSLLVTDEVVIALVTADDRVGGLTADDAEFVSDANSSYTAQFESADEFSLRTPPLSQVRDTLGDEISPDAQHDFDEVLSSMETARGDGDGLDEVTISLLVAAKNEALLYDISKWGEDVGIASKATFSRTKTKLEDMGLIGTEKVPIDVGRPRLRLKLANDDLRNADTDQLASAAQSLLH; this comes from the coding sequence ATGGAGACCGAATCGAATTTACTCGACCAAGAAATCGCCGAAATCCTTCGGACGGTCATCGACGAGGCACCGGATACGATGCTCGTCGTCAACCCCTCGAAGGACGCCATCGAAGAGCTAATCAACGTCGCGACGAAGTACGAAGGCGACCTGCCGACCCTGCGCATGCTCGCGCAGTCGGGGACGCTGAAAGACGTGATGGAAGACTTCATCGTCGCCAGTAACGCCGCCGACCTCATGGCCGCGGGGTCGCTCGAACTCCGGACCACCGACGAGGTGCCGAGCAACTCGCTGCTCGTCACCGACGAAGTGGTCATCGCGCTCGTGACCGCGGACGACCGCGTGGGCGGTCTCACCGCCGACGACGCCGAGTTCGTCTCGGACGCGAACAGTTCGTACACCGCGCAGTTCGAGTCGGCCGACGAGTTCTCGCTCCGCACGCCGCCGCTCTCGCAGGTCCGGGACACGCTCGGCGACGAAATCAGCCCCGACGCCCAGCACGACTTCGACGAGGTGCTGTCGTCGATGGAGACCGCGCGTGGCGACGGTGACGGACTCGACGAGGTTACCATCAGCCTGCTCGTGGCCGCCAAGAACGAGGCCCTGCTCTACGACATCAGCAAGTGGGGCGAAGACGTGGGCATCGCCAGCAAGGCGACGTTCTCGCGCACGAAGACGAAGCTAGAAGACATGGGTCTCATCGGTACCGAGAAGGTCCCCATCGACGTGGGTCGACCGCGCCTGCGCCTCAAGTTGGCCAACGACGACCTGCGCAACGCGGACACCGACCAGTTGGCGAGCGCGGCCCAGAGTCTCCTGCACTGA
- a CDS encoding zf-TFIIB domain-containing protein has translation MTSEFELDCATCGSSLTRRKVAADRFGVGSLDSVEVAECPNCGGRYFPETTLERLRS, from the coding sequence GTGACTTCGGAGTTCGAACTCGACTGCGCGACCTGCGGGTCGTCGCTGACGCGCCGGAAGGTGGCCGCGGACCGGTTCGGGGTCGGTTCGCTCGACTCGGTGGAAGTGGCGGAGTGTCCCAACTGCGGCGGCCGGTACTTCCCGGAGACGACGCTGGAGCGACTTCGGAGTTAG